In Cryptomeria japonica chromosome 10, Sugi_1.0, whole genome shotgun sequence, a genomic segment contains:
- the LOC131073398 gene encoding pentatricopeptide repeat-containing protein At2g13600 isoform X2 has protein sequence MCQGYAQNGVLDEASRVFRQMPQKDVVSWTAMIAGYAQNGFAEKALETFKQMQLAGVIPDSTTFASLLPACAKMGALEQGMHIHQSIMERGCLSDVTVANALVDMYAKCGSIHKARNLFNLMLEKNVVSWNSMIAGYAQNCVLDEALRIFEAMPQRNVISWNAMIGGYAQNGIVEKAFETFEQMQLAGVKPDSTTFASILPVCAKMGALEHGLDIHRSIMESGLLTDIVVANALVDMYTKCGNTQKACELFDKMPQRNVVSWTAMVAGYAQNGFVEKALETFKQMLLAGLKPDSTTFSSVLPACAKMGALEQGMGIHQSIIKSGFLSDIVANALVDMYAKCGSINKACELFDNTPQKNVISWNAMIAGFAQNGFCQNALKLFEVMKHSGAYPDHVSFASVLLACSHAGLVDEGCKYFNSMGASYCIKPKLDHYVRMVDLLGRAGYLEETLNFIIKMPIKPVVVVWTCLLGVCKEHKNIGLGKLTATRLFELDPKNASTYVLLSNIYAELGRWDEAQMIRRLMKDRGINKTPGCSWIEDHKMVHAFCVGDTSHPQTQEI, from the exons ATGTGCCAAG gatatgcacaaaatggtgtTCTTGACGAGGCTTCGAGGGTTTTCAGACAAATGCCTCAGAAAGATgtggtctcatggactgcaatgattgcaggatatgcacaaaatgggtttGCTGAGAAGGCCttggaaactttcaagcaaatgcaattggcaggtgtaattccggattccacaacctttgccagtctcCTCCcggcctgtgccaaaatgggagctttagaacagggtatgcacatccatcaaagcataatggaaagAGGATGCTTGTCCGATGTTACAGTTGCGAATGCCctggtagatatgtatgcaaaatgtggaagcatacacaaGGCGCGTAACCTGTTTAATCTGATGCTAGaaaaaaatgtggtctcatggaactccatgattgcaggatatgcacaaaattgcGTTCTTGATGAGGCTTTGAGGATTTTTGAAgcaatgcctcaaagaaatgtaatctcatggaatgccatgattgggggatatgcacaaaatggaattGTCGAAAAAGCCTTTGAAACTTTtgagcaaatgcaattggctggtGTAAAACCAGACtcaacaacctttgccagcatccttccagtctgtgccaaaatgggagctttagagcATGGTCTGGATATCCATCGAAGCATAATGGAGAGCGGATTATTGACAGATATTGTAGTTGCAAACGCGCTAGTAGAtatgtatacaaaatgtggaaaCACACAGAAGGCATGTgagttgtttgacaaaatgcctcaaagaaatgttgtGTCGTGGACTGCAAtggttgcaggatatgcacaaaacggatttgttgaaaaggctttggaaacttttaagcaaatgctATTGGCAGGTTTAAAGCCAGACTCCACAACGTTTTCCAGTGTCCTTCCAGCCtgcgccaaaatgggagctttagaacagggtatgggcatccatcaaagcataatcaaaaGTGGATTTTTGTCAGATATAGTTGCAAATGCCCTCGTAGACATGTATGCGAAATGTGGAAGCATAAATAAGGCTTGTGAGCTGTTTGACAATACACCTCAGAaaaatgtgatctcatggaatgctatgattgctgGATTTGCACAAAATGGCTTTTGCCAAAATGCTCTCAAACTCTTTGAGGTTATGAAGCACTCTGGAGCATACCCTGACCATGTAAGCTTTGCTTCGGTTTTATTAGCTTGCAGCCACGCAGGTTTAGTGGACGAGGGCTGTAAATACTTCAATTCCATGGGTGCCTCTTATTGTATTAAGCCTAAACTTGATCATTATGTGCgcatggttgaccttcttggcCGTGCTGGATATCTTGAGGAAACTTTAAACtttatcatcaaaatgccaatcaAACCTGTGGTGGTTGTATGGACATGTTTGCTTGGTGTCTGTAAAGAACATAAAAATATAGGATTAGGAAAATTAACAGCGACTCGTCTTTTTGAGCTGGATCCTAAAAATGCTTCTACTTATGTTCTTCTGTCAAACATTTACGCAGAGTTGGGCAGGTGGGATGAGGCTCAAATGATTAGGAGATTGATGAAAGATAGAGGAATTAACAAGACAcctggatgtagttggattgaagaCCATAAAATGGTTCACGCTTTTTGTGTTGGAGACACATCACACCCACAGACACAGGAGATCTAA
- the LOC131073398 gene encoding pentatricopeptide repeat-containing protein At2g13600 isoform X1 codes for MSMPSIPNLNIRALCREGWLKEALHILLSAHNAPVNSGTYLQLLQSCISKKSLSEGKQIHAHINERGFKFGTHKLLQDALIHMYDKCGGLVNARKVFDQMTERDVFSWNIIIAAYRRHGLPYEALRLFHQMQQTSIQPDQFTFATVLPACAKVRALEQGIDIHQSVIERGFLSDDVVANSLVDMYAKCGSIDKARELFDIMPNKNRVSWNAMIAGYAQNGVLDEASRVFRQMPQKDVVSWTAMIAGYAQNGFAEKALETFKQMQLAGVIPDSTTFASLLPACAKMGALEQGMHIHQSIMERGCLSDVTVANALVDMYAKCGSIHKARNLFNLMLEKNVVSWNSMIAGYAQNCVLDEALRIFEAMPQRNVISWNAMIGGYAQNGIVEKAFETFEQMQLAGVKPDSTTFASILPVCAKMGALEHGLDIHRSIMESGLLTDIVVANALVDMYTKCGNTQKACELFDKMPQRNVVSWTAMVAGYAQNGFVEKALETFKQMLLAGLKPDSTTFSSVLPACAKMGALEQGMGIHQSIIKSGFLSDIVANALVDMYAKCGSINKACELFDNTPQKNVISWNAMIAGFAQNGFCQNALKLFEVMKHSGAYPDHVSFASVLLACSHAGLVDEGCKYFNSMGASYCIKPKLDHYVRMVDLLGRAGYLEETLNFIIKMPIKPVVVVWTCLLGVCKEHKNIGLGKLTATRLFELDPKNASTYVLLSNIYAELGRWDEAQMIRRLMKDRGINKTPGCSWIEDHKMVHAFCVGDTSHPQTQEI; via the coding sequence ATGTCAATGCCATCCATCCCCAATCTCAATATCAGAGCGTTATGTAGAGAGGGTTGGTTGAAAGAGGCGTTGCACATTTTGCTTTCTGCACACAACGCCCCTGTAAACTCTGGTACATATCTTCAACTATTGCAGAGTTGCATTTCCAAGAAATCCCTTTCAGAGGGTAAGCAAATACACGCTCACATCAATGAGAGGGGATTTAAGTTTGGCACGCACAAACTTTTACAAGATGCCCTTATCCACATGTATGACAAGTGCGGGGGATTAGTGAATGCACGCAAAGTATTTGACCAAATGACCGAGCGAGATGTCTTCTCATGGAATATCATAATTGCCGCTTACAGAAGACACGGTCTCCCGTACGAGGCACTGAGACTGTTTCACCAAATGCAACAAACTAGTATCCAACCCGATCAGTTCACCTTTGCCACTGTACTGCCAGCATGTGCCAAGGTAagagctttggaacagggcatAGACATCCATCAAAGTGTAATTGAAAGAGGCTTTTTGTCGGATGATGTAGTGGCAAATAGTCtagtagatatgtatgcaaaatgtggaagcatagacaaggcgcgTGAACTATTTGATATAATGCCTAACAAAAATAGGgtttcatggaatgccatgattgcaggatatgcacaaaatggtgtTCTTGACGAGGCTTCGAGGGTTTTCAGACAAATGCCTCAGAAAGATgtggtctcatggactgcaatgattgcaggatatgcacaaaatgggtttGCTGAGAAGGCCttggaaactttcaagcaaatgcaattggcaggtgtaattccggattccacaacctttgccagtctcCTCCcggcctgtgccaaaatgggagctttagaacagggtatgcacatccatcaaagcataatggaaagAGGATGCTTGTCCGATGTTACAGTTGCGAATGCCctggtagatatgtatgcaaaatgtggaagcatacacaaGGCGCGTAACCTGTTTAATCTGATGCTAGaaaaaaatgtggtctcatggaactccatgattgcaggatatgcacaaaattgcGTTCTTGATGAGGCTTTGAGGATTTTTGAAgcaatgcctcaaagaaatgtaatctcatggaatgccatgattgggggatatgcacaaaatggaattGTCGAAAAAGCCTTTGAAACTTTtgagcaaatgcaattggctggtGTAAAACCAGACtcaacaacctttgccagcatccttccagtctgtgccaaaatgggagctttagagcATGGTCTGGATATCCATCGAAGCATAATGGAGAGCGGATTATTGACAGATATTGTAGTTGCAAACGCGCTAGTAGAtatgtatacaaaatgtggaaaCACACAGAAGGCATGTgagttgtttgacaaaatgcctcaaagaaatgttgtGTCGTGGACTGCAAtggttgcaggatatgcacaaaacggatttgttgaaaaggctttggaaacttttaagcaaatgctATTGGCAGGTTTAAAGCCAGACTCCACAACGTTTTCCAGTGTCCTTCCAGCCtgcgccaaaatgggagctttagaacagggtatgggcatccatcaaagcataatcaaaaGTGGATTTTTGTCAGATATAGTTGCAAATGCCCTCGTAGACATGTATGCGAAATGTGGAAGCATAAATAAGGCTTGTGAGCTGTTTGACAATACACCTCAGAaaaatgtgatctcatggaatgctatgattgctgGATTTGCACAAAATGGCTTTTGCCAAAATGCTCTCAAACTCTTTGAGGTTATGAAGCACTCTGGAGCATACCCTGACCATGTAAGCTTTGCTTCGGTTTTATTAGCTTGCAGCCACGCAGGTTTAGTGGACGAGGGCTGTAAATACTTCAATTCCATGGGTGCCTCTTATTGTATTAAGCCTAAACTTGATCATTATGTGCgcatggttgaccttcttggcCGTGCTGGATATCTTGAGGAAACTTTAAACtttatcatcaaaatgccaatcaAACCTGTGGTGGTTGTATGGACATGTTTGCTTGGTGTCTGTAAAGAACATAAAAATATAGGATTAGGAAAATTAACAGCGACTCGTCTTTTTGAGCTGGATCCTAAAAATGCTTCTACTTATGTTCTTCTGTCAAACATTTACGCAGAGTTGGGCAGGTGGGATGAGGCTCAAATGATTAGGAGATTGATGAAAGATAGAGGAATTAACAAGACAcctggatgtagttggattgaagaCCATAAAATGGTTCACGCTTTTTGTGTTGGAGACACATCACACCCACAGACACAGGAGATCTAA